In Pectinophora gossypiella chromosome 5, ilPecGoss1.1, whole genome shotgun sequence, a genomic segment contains:
- the LOC126366615 gene encoding MAP kinase-interacting serine/threonine-protein kinase 1-like isoform X2, with translation MDDEEDINVIVRKVLGKGVGRCSSQSGSERESDESPRGQEPSAPVPIPDSEELQRRKEEARRKRRRKKRSGSSVVTSCFQDLYKLTGEVLGEGAYASVQTCVNIYTEQEFAVKIIDKVPGHARARVFREVETFHYCQGHPNIIQLIEFFEDTDKFYLVFEKINGGQLLSRIQEHHYFSEPQAAEIVRELANALHFLHGKGVAHRDLKPENILCVHPDRLCPVKICDFDLGSGISFTSSLASPLATPQLMTPVGSAEFMAPEVVSLFAGSAANHYDKRCDLWSLGVIAYILLCGYPPFRADCGADCGWERGENCRACQELLFTSIQEGRYSFPEEEWSHISSEAKDLIRALLVREASHRLSAERVLHHPWLRRADPLARARYPALQTPINIKRNMSARNLSNFAESAMAVNRVIQQHFSMNYSYMERASPALRCSKSCYPRADDEDAGLGLSPPAESSLLRRRLAAPATPPLPVH, from the exons ATGGATGACGAGGAAGATATCAACGTTATTGTTCGGAAAGTTTTGGGTAAAG GTGTGGGCCGCTGCAGCAGCCAATCTGGCAGCGAGCGCGAGTCGGATGAGAGTCCGCGCGGGCAAGAGCCGTCGGCACCCGTGCCCATCCCCGACAGTGAAGAGCTGCAGCGACGCAAGGAGGAGGCGCGCAGGAAGCGCCGCAGGAAGAAGCGATCTGGCAGCTCCGTCGTCACATCTTGTTTCCAAG ATCTGTACAAGTTAACGGGCGAGGTTCTCGGCGAAGGCGCGTACGCTTCGGTCCAGACTTGCGTGAATATCTACACGGAGCAGGAGTTCGCAGTGAAGATCATCGACAAGGTGCCAGGCCACGCCCGTGCCCGGGTGTTCCGCGAGGTGGAGACCTTCCACTACTGCCAGGGACACCCCAATATAATCCAGCTCATTGAATTCTTTGAGGACACAGACAAGTTCTACCTTGTCTTCGAGAAG ATCAACGGCGGGCAGCTCCTCTCCCGCATTCAGGAGCACCACTATTTCTCTGAACCCCAGGCTGCAGAGATAGTGCGCGAGCTAGCGAACGCGCTACACTTCTTGCACGGCAAGGGTGTCGCGCACCGGGACCTGAAGCCCGAGAACATTCTGTGCGTGCACCCGGACCGGCTGTGCCCCGTCAAGATCTGCGACTTCGATCTCGGCAGCGGCATCAGCTTCACGTCCAGCCTCGCTAGCCCGCTTGCCACGCCGCAACTTATGACACCA GTCGGTAGCGCAGAATTCATGGCGCCAGAAGTAGTGTCGCTGTTCGCGGGCTCGGCGGCGAACCACTACGACAAGCGGTGCGACCTGTGGTCGCTCGGCGTCATCGCCTACATTCTGCTGTGCGGCTACCCGCCGTTCCGTGCCGACTGCGGCGCGGACTGCGGTTGGGAGCGCGGCGAGAACTGTCGCGCTTGCCAGGAGCTACTCTTTACCTCTATACAG GAGGGCCGGTACTCGTTCCCCGAGGAGGAGTGGTCCCACATCTCGTCGGAGGCGAAGGACCTGATCCGCGCGCTGCTGGTGCGCGAGGCGTCGCACCGGCTGAGCGCCGAGCGCGTGCTGCACCACCCCTGGCTGCGCCGCGCAGACCCGCTGGCGCGGGCGCGCTATCCCGCGCTGCAGACGCCCATCAATATCAAGCG TAACATGTCGGCGCGCAACTTGTCGAACTTCGCGGAGTCGGCTATGGCGGTGAACCGGGTGATCCAGCAGCACTTCTCCATGAACTACTCGTACATGGAGCGCGCGTCGCCGGCGCTGCGCTGCAGCAAGTCGTGCTATCCGCGCGCCGACGACGAGGACGCGGGGCTGGGGCTGTCGCCGCCCGCCGAGTCGTCGCTGCTGCGGCGCCGCCTGGCCGCGCCCGCCACGCCGCCGCTGCCGGTGCACTAG
- the LOC126366615 gene encoding MAP kinase-interacting serine/threonine-protein kinase 1-like isoform X1, translating to MVEVDYQALYGVFTMDDEEDINVIVRKVLGKGVGRCSSQSGSERESDESPRGQEPSAPVPIPDSEELQRRKEEARRKRRRKKRSGSSVVTSCFQDLYKLTGEVLGEGAYASVQTCVNIYTEQEFAVKIIDKVPGHARARVFREVETFHYCQGHPNIIQLIEFFEDTDKFYLVFEKINGGQLLSRIQEHHYFSEPQAAEIVRELANALHFLHGKGVAHRDLKPENILCVHPDRLCPVKICDFDLGSGISFTSSLASPLATPQLMTPVGSAEFMAPEVVSLFAGSAANHYDKRCDLWSLGVIAYILLCGYPPFRADCGADCGWERGENCRACQELLFTSIQEGRYSFPEEEWSHISSEAKDLIRALLVREASHRLSAERVLHHPWLRRADPLARARYPALQTPINIKRNMSARNLSNFAESAMAVNRVIQQHFSMNYSYMERASPALRCSKSCYPRADDEDAGLGLSPPAESSLLRRRLAAPATPPLPVH from the exons GGTGTCTTCACTATGGATGACGAGGAAGATATCAACGTTATTGTTCGGAAAGTTTTGGGTAAAG GTGTGGGCCGCTGCAGCAGCCAATCTGGCAGCGAGCGCGAGTCGGATGAGAGTCCGCGCGGGCAAGAGCCGTCGGCACCCGTGCCCATCCCCGACAGTGAAGAGCTGCAGCGACGCAAGGAGGAGGCGCGCAGGAAGCGCCGCAGGAAGAAGCGATCTGGCAGCTCCGTCGTCACATCTTGTTTCCAAG ATCTGTACAAGTTAACGGGCGAGGTTCTCGGCGAAGGCGCGTACGCTTCGGTCCAGACTTGCGTGAATATCTACACGGAGCAGGAGTTCGCAGTGAAGATCATCGACAAGGTGCCAGGCCACGCCCGTGCCCGGGTGTTCCGCGAGGTGGAGACCTTCCACTACTGCCAGGGACACCCCAATATAATCCAGCTCATTGAATTCTTTGAGGACACAGACAAGTTCTACCTTGTCTTCGAGAAG ATCAACGGCGGGCAGCTCCTCTCCCGCATTCAGGAGCACCACTATTTCTCTGAACCCCAGGCTGCAGAGATAGTGCGCGAGCTAGCGAACGCGCTACACTTCTTGCACGGCAAGGGTGTCGCGCACCGGGACCTGAAGCCCGAGAACATTCTGTGCGTGCACCCGGACCGGCTGTGCCCCGTCAAGATCTGCGACTTCGATCTCGGCAGCGGCATCAGCTTCACGTCCAGCCTCGCTAGCCCGCTTGCCACGCCGCAACTTATGACACCA GTCGGTAGCGCAGAATTCATGGCGCCAGAAGTAGTGTCGCTGTTCGCGGGCTCGGCGGCGAACCACTACGACAAGCGGTGCGACCTGTGGTCGCTCGGCGTCATCGCCTACATTCTGCTGTGCGGCTACCCGCCGTTCCGTGCCGACTGCGGCGCGGACTGCGGTTGGGAGCGCGGCGAGAACTGTCGCGCTTGCCAGGAGCTACTCTTTACCTCTATACAG GAGGGCCGGTACTCGTTCCCCGAGGAGGAGTGGTCCCACATCTCGTCGGAGGCGAAGGACCTGATCCGCGCGCTGCTGGTGCGCGAGGCGTCGCACCGGCTGAGCGCCGAGCGCGTGCTGCACCACCCCTGGCTGCGCCGCGCAGACCCGCTGGCGCGGGCGCGCTATCCCGCGCTGCAGACGCCCATCAATATCAAGCG TAACATGTCGGCGCGCAACTTGTCGAACTTCGCGGAGTCGGCTATGGCGGTGAACCGGGTGATCCAGCAGCACTTCTCCATGAACTACTCGTACATGGAGCGCGCGTCGCCGGCGCTGCGCTGCAGCAAGTCGTGCTATCCGCGCGCCGACGACGAGGACGCGGGGCTGGGGCTGTCGCCGCCCGCCGAGTCGTCGCTGCTGCGGCGCCGCCTGGCCGCGCCCGCCACGCCGCCGCTGCCGGTGCACTAG
- the LOC126366615 gene encoding MAP kinase-interacting serine/threonine-protein kinase 1-like isoform X3: MVKKISEESVDSGVGRCSSQSGSERESDESPRGQEPSAPVPIPDSEELQRRKEEARRKRRRKKRSGSSVVTSCFQDLYKLTGEVLGEGAYASVQTCVNIYTEQEFAVKIIDKVPGHARARVFREVETFHYCQGHPNIIQLIEFFEDTDKFYLVFEKINGGQLLSRIQEHHYFSEPQAAEIVRELANALHFLHGKGVAHRDLKPENILCVHPDRLCPVKICDFDLGSGISFTSSLASPLATPQLMTPVGSAEFMAPEVVSLFAGSAANHYDKRCDLWSLGVIAYILLCGYPPFRADCGADCGWERGENCRACQELLFTSIQEGRYSFPEEEWSHISSEAKDLIRALLVREASHRLSAERVLHHPWLRRADPLARARYPALQTPINIKRNMSARNLSNFAESAMAVNRVIQQHFSMNYSYMERASPALRCSKSCYPRADDEDAGLGLSPPAESSLLRRRLAAPATPPLPVH, translated from the exons ATGGTGAAGAAGATTTCAGAAGAGAGTGTAGATAGCG GTGTGGGCCGCTGCAGCAGCCAATCTGGCAGCGAGCGCGAGTCGGATGAGAGTCCGCGCGGGCAAGAGCCGTCGGCACCCGTGCCCATCCCCGACAGTGAAGAGCTGCAGCGACGCAAGGAGGAGGCGCGCAGGAAGCGCCGCAGGAAGAAGCGATCTGGCAGCTCCGTCGTCACATCTTGTTTCCAAG ATCTGTACAAGTTAACGGGCGAGGTTCTCGGCGAAGGCGCGTACGCTTCGGTCCAGACTTGCGTGAATATCTACACGGAGCAGGAGTTCGCAGTGAAGATCATCGACAAGGTGCCAGGCCACGCCCGTGCCCGGGTGTTCCGCGAGGTGGAGACCTTCCACTACTGCCAGGGACACCCCAATATAATCCAGCTCATTGAATTCTTTGAGGACACAGACAAGTTCTACCTTGTCTTCGAGAAG ATCAACGGCGGGCAGCTCCTCTCCCGCATTCAGGAGCACCACTATTTCTCTGAACCCCAGGCTGCAGAGATAGTGCGCGAGCTAGCGAACGCGCTACACTTCTTGCACGGCAAGGGTGTCGCGCACCGGGACCTGAAGCCCGAGAACATTCTGTGCGTGCACCCGGACCGGCTGTGCCCCGTCAAGATCTGCGACTTCGATCTCGGCAGCGGCATCAGCTTCACGTCCAGCCTCGCTAGCCCGCTTGCCACGCCGCAACTTATGACACCA GTCGGTAGCGCAGAATTCATGGCGCCAGAAGTAGTGTCGCTGTTCGCGGGCTCGGCGGCGAACCACTACGACAAGCGGTGCGACCTGTGGTCGCTCGGCGTCATCGCCTACATTCTGCTGTGCGGCTACCCGCCGTTCCGTGCCGACTGCGGCGCGGACTGCGGTTGGGAGCGCGGCGAGAACTGTCGCGCTTGCCAGGAGCTACTCTTTACCTCTATACAG GAGGGCCGGTACTCGTTCCCCGAGGAGGAGTGGTCCCACATCTCGTCGGAGGCGAAGGACCTGATCCGCGCGCTGCTGGTGCGCGAGGCGTCGCACCGGCTGAGCGCCGAGCGCGTGCTGCACCACCCCTGGCTGCGCCGCGCAGACCCGCTGGCGCGGGCGCGCTATCCCGCGCTGCAGACGCCCATCAATATCAAGCG TAACATGTCGGCGCGCAACTTGTCGAACTTCGCGGAGTCGGCTATGGCGGTGAACCGGGTGATCCAGCAGCACTTCTCCATGAACTACTCGTACATGGAGCGCGCGTCGCCGGCGCTGCGCTGCAGCAAGTCGTGCTATCCGCGCGCCGACGACGAGGACGCGGGGCTGGGGCTGTCGCCGCCCGCCGAGTCGTCGCTGCTGCGGCGCCGCCTGGCCGCGCCCGCCACGCCGCCGCTGCCGGTGCACTAG